The Leadbettera azotonutricia ZAS-9 genome has a window encoding:
- the trmB gene encoding tRNA (guanosine(46)-N7)-methyltransferase TrmB encodes MSGLRQVKSYVLRIGRMSVAQKRSYDTLSPQFCLPFGEASPLEPEKIFGSKKPLVIEIGFGMGIATAMIADQNPEINYLALEVHRPGIGRLLWEIDKRDLKNLRIIEGDAVETIEKQILPGTVSGFHVFFPDPWPKKRHQKRRLIKRPFTDLLANRLQKNAYLYMVTDWADYGEWALAELAATPGLVNKYPGFAEPQSWRPRTKFEEKGLMKEHKITELYFTKDN; translated from the coding sequence GTGAGCGGGCTTCGCCAGGTTAAAAGCTATGTCCTCAGAATAGGCAGGATGAGCGTTGCGCAAAAACGATCCTACGACACCCTGTCTCCCCAATTCTGCCTGCCTTTTGGCGAAGCTTCCCCTCTGGAACCGGAAAAAATATTCGGCAGCAAAAAGCCCCTGGTCATCGAAATAGGCTTCGGCATGGGGATTGCCACAGCCATGATCGCCGATCAAAACCCAGAAATTAATTATTTAGCCCTGGAAGTGCACCGTCCCGGCATAGGCCGCCTCCTCTGGGAAATCGACAAACGGGATTTAAAAAATCTGCGCATCATCGAGGGGGACGCAGTGGAAACCATAGAAAAGCAAATCCTCCCCGGTACGGTTTCGGGCTTTCACGTTTTCTTTCCCGACCCCTGGCCCAAAAAACGCCACCAAAAGCGCCGGCTCATTAAGCGCCCCTTTACGGATCTCCTGGCAAACCGCCTTCAAAAAAATGCGTATCTCTACATGGTTACAGACTGGGCGGATTACGGCGAATGGGCCCTGGCGGAGCTTGCCGCCACCCCAGGGCTGGTCAACAAATACCCAGGTTTTGCAGAACCTCAAAGCTGGAGGCCCAGAACCAAATTCGAGGAAAAAGGATTAATGAAGGAGCATAAGATAACAGAACTGTATTTTACCAAAGATAATTAG
- the hrpB gene encoding ATP-dependent helicase HrpB, which yields MQGSTEIKAINSEAESLPLYQHLDAICAAMAAYSAAIVRSDPGSGKSTLVPLALLNHFEERGDHGRIIMLEPRRAAAAGLAARMADLIGEELGSTVGYRVRLERKVSKDTRIEVLTEGLFLRHIQSDPSLNGVSAVVFDEFHERSVFTDLALALVADLRRMGSKVKILVMSATMDAQKAAAFLGDVLYPEGDQKIPIIDVPGKVFPVETEYRPLPQKTYLGKEVGAALCDIFQNRDGEGDALVFLPGKREIADAEAALVRAGLGENFEILALHGSLPLREQRKIISPGQADKAGRDKSGQKKSRIILSTNLAETSLTIPGISLVIDSGFVRLERFHIPTAMNRLSLEACSLQSADQRRGRAGRLGPGSCIRLWNKNDPRPVETEPEICRTDLSNLVLECLLWGASGPDSLGWLEAPLASSWEKALENLVRLGCAQPNTGTGGVKITSKGRLVTQLGLDPRLGCLCIAGKEKGSVDLACASAALLTDRDNSGIKGDGDFRNRLAELRNNPYSPWTRTIAENAGDLKRRLKEDSKIAFSWTAGEEADAGELLAHAFPDRIAQRQENDAGINGKFRFVSGREGIIEGALKNSEWIVAAEADAGERSAAIRLAAPVSNDTALSLLKSDLATELSVEWKGLIPRTMARRKAGRLVISEEKRISTREEAQADLGRLLAEKGLEILPWDEGKGEARNLLSRIRFFAQKADLPNIAMDPSFWTEEALIQDAPAWLGPFIWEGKKQDSAAVFSNSSLKNALQTRLGWGLSPLLEKQVPETFVLPNARPRHIDYSSGKPEIRARLQDCFGIKTHPAILGTPLVFQLLSPADRPIQITSDLPSFWKGSYADVRKDMRGRYPKHKWPENPV from the coding sequence TTGCAGGGGAGTACAGAAATAAAGGCCATTAATTCCGAGGCCGAAAGCCTCCCCTTATACCAGCATCTTGATGCTATCTGCGCCGCCATGGCTGCCTATAGCGCCGCCATAGTGCGTTCCGATCCGGGCAGCGGCAAGTCTACCCTGGTGCCCTTGGCGCTACTCAACCATTTTGAGGAACGCGGAGACCATGGCAGGATTATCATGCTGGAGCCCCGCAGGGCAGCCGCCGCAGGGCTCGCGGCCAGAATGGCGGACCTTATCGGGGAAGAGCTTGGCAGTACCGTTGGCTACAGGGTAAGGCTCGAGCGGAAGGTTTCCAAAGATACCCGTATAGAAGTCCTCACGGAGGGCCTTTTTTTACGGCATATTCAGTCAGATCCGTCCCTTAACGGGGTTTCTGCGGTTGTTTTTGATGAATTTCACGAACGCTCTGTATTCACCGATCTTGCCCTTGCCCTGGTTGCGGATCTGCGGCGCATGGGGAGCAAGGTAAAAATCCTTGTTATGTCGGCCACCATGGATGCCCAAAAGGCTGCGGCATTTTTGGGCGATGTTTTGTATCCTGAGGGGGATCAAAAAATCCCGATTATAGATGTGCCGGGAAAAGTTTTTCCTGTGGAGACTGAATATAGACCTCTGCCCCAAAAAACTTATTTAGGCAAAGAAGTCGGTGCAGCCCTCTGCGATATATTCCAAAACCGGGACGGGGAAGGGGATGCCCTGGTTTTCCTTCCCGGAAAAAGGGAAATTGCCGATGCCGAAGCTGCCCTTGTCCGTGCAGGCTTAGGGGAAAATTTTGAAATCCTTGCCCTTCACGGGAGCCTCCCCCTCAGGGAACAGAGAAAAATCATCTCCCCTGGGCAGGCGGACAAGGCTGGCCGGGATAAATCCGGACAAAAAAAGTCCAGAATCATTCTCTCCACGAATCTTGCCGAGACATCCCTCACCATACCGGGCATCAGCCTTGTAATCGATTCGGGCTTTGTGCGCCTCGAACGCTTCCACATCCCCACGGCCATGAACAGGCTTTCCCTTGAAGCTTGCAGTCTCCAGTCGGCGGATCAAAGGAGGGGCAGGGCAGGCCGCCTTGGACCGGGTTCCTGCATACGGCTTTGGAATAAAAACGATCCCAGGCCTGTTGAAACAGAGCCAGAGATATGCAGGACAGATCTTTCAAACCTCGTTTTGGAATGCCTCCTTTGGGGCGCCTCCGGGCCGGATAGCCTTGGCTGGCTTGAAGCCCCTCTTGCATCATCATGGGAAAAAGCCCTGGAGAACCTTGTGCGCCTTGGCTGCGCTCAGCCCAACACGGGAACCGGGGGGGTTAAAATAACCAGCAAGGGCCGGCTTGTAACACAGCTCGGCCTTGATCCCCGCCTGGGATGCCTCTGCATCGCCGGGAAAGAAAAAGGATCTGTCGATTTGGCCTGCGCGTCTGCGGCCCTCCTGACGGATCGCGATAATTCCGGCATTAAAGGGGATGGCGATTTCCGCAACCGCCTTGCGGAATTGCGCAACAACCCGTACAGCCCCTGGACCAGGACAATCGCGGAAAACGCAGGGGATCTTAAGCGCCGCCTGAAGGAAGATAGCAAAATCGCGTTTTCCTGGACCGCCGGAGAGGAAGCGGACGCGGGGGAACTTTTGGCTCACGCCTTCCCTGACCGCATCGCCCAAAGGCAGGAAAACGATGCCGGCATAAACGGGAAATTCCGTTTTGTTTCCGGCAGGGAAGGGATAATCGAAGGGGCCCTGAAAAATTCGGAGTGGATAGTTGCCGCAGAAGCGGATGCGGGGGAACGAAGCGCAGCGATACGCCTGGCTGCCCCGGTATCAAATGATACCGCGCTATCCCTATTGAAAAGCGATTTGGCAACTGAACTATCAGTCGAATGGAAGGGCTTGATTCCCCGAACCATGGCCCGGCGAAAGGCGGGGAGGCTCGTGATTTCGGAAGAAAAAAGGATCAGCACCCGGGAAGAAGCGCAGGCTGATCTTGGCCGTCTGCTTGCCGAAAAGGGCCTTGAAATTCTCCCCTGGGATGAAGGCAAAGGGGAGGCCCGGAACCTGCTGTCCCGGATTCGCTTCTTTGCCCAGAAAGCGGATTTGCCCAATATCGCTATGGACCCTTCTTTCTGGACGGAGGAGGCATTAATTCAGGATGCCCCTGCCTGGCTTGGCCCTTTTATCTGGGAAGGCAAAAAACAGGATTCTGCCGCTGTTTTTTCGAATTCATCCCTCAAAAACGCGCTTCAAACCCGCCTGGGATGGGGTTTGTCCCCCTTGCTGGAAAAACAGGTTCCCGAAACCTTTGTCCTGCCAAACGCGCGGCCCCGGCATATTGATTACAGCTCGGGCAAACCCGAAATCAGGGCAAGGCTCCAGGACTGTTTCGGCATAAAAACCCACCCTGCCATACTCGGAACGCCGCTAGTGTTTCAGCTCCTTTCCCCGGCCGACAGGCCAATACAGATCACCTCGGATCTTCCCTCCTTCTGGAAGGGATCTTATGCGGATGTGCGGAAAGACATGCGGGGCAGGTATCCTAAGCATAAGTGGCCGGAGAACCCTGTCTAA
- a CDS encoding DUF503 domain-containing protein, producing the protein MIVSMIQLIFEIPDVDSIKEKRRIIRSVKDKLQHRFHMSAAEVDLQDSLSFAQIGGALVSNSKTFGETVMQKAFEMIEKEVPVRIQDMSIHSEEF; encoded by the coding sequence ATGATTGTTTCCATGATCCAGCTGATTTTCGAAATCCCCGATGTGGACAGCATAAAAGAAAAACGGCGCATTATACGTTCGGTAAAGGACAAGCTCCAGCACCGTTTTCATATGAGCGCCGCAGAAGTGGATCTTCAGGATTCCCTTTCCTTTGCCCAGATTGGGGGCGCACTGGTTTCCAATTCCAAAACTTTTGGGGAGACTGTGATGCAGAAAGCCTTTGAGATGATCGAAAAGGAAGTGCCCGTAAGGATACAGGATATGAGCATACATTCGGAGGAATTTTAA
- a CDS encoding DUF3488 domain-containing protein, translating to MAAKEDDGIALVLREMNVPFEERFLLQDYGGFGSSLHARLKAPGNEEGYAFVLAVPRDKPYAVETALSFAKAAVDQGSISGQADLLIAFLGDEENTLPADQGGLSHKGLRDLLSLPDMPETWILCYMDFERNPGKVLIRHGDGDYIAPLDMVRPLLRLFKSHSISAEFEIRYNELYTLGLASSHEELALAWEGEINSIYLAEGHGKGSPAEGPDPGTLAGLLLEYSESLNFPVQNPDRHYGFFSPPGSGSTVFFSETTAALSLLAMAALFIFSALIYTATYRAVFFYNMRLFFKHVWLFLIFFPLLVLILQGSDFFYSLLLRLLKRPAPPSDFPGAALTVLLAVWFLYIPSHLLDIFHIPKKQNFYGASAMMFAGIGLFIAAMLNFTYIPVFLWAFVFTFIGSCLRNPVAIFISALLIPLQAIGALYNIFESSNGALADIFLKSASPGSWGVSAQIAALSLPFMLLLKRGAVFFSKEQNKIIIPLWFRFCVFAVILGSMITHILFIPSKIPEKTRRMNENYGVVISLEETIFQESRIVEVRIRAPGDPVRFDLFLEAGNRAPLVYSAPCPFNSLNDNTIAFTLGENPPNPFTAEIVLPRELAGTFRVEAVYGQYSPTIDPDAEPGAEDYVLRFSGNAKIAK from the coding sequence TTGGCGGCCAAGGAGGATGACGGCATTGCCCTCGTCTTGCGGGAAATGAATGTGCCTTTTGAAGAACGCTTCCTGCTCCAGGATTACGGCGGCTTTGGATCTTCCCTGCATGCAAGGCTGAAGGCGCCAGGCAATGAAGAAGGCTATGCTTTTGTATTGGCAGTGCCCCGGGATAAGCCCTATGCGGTAGAAACCGCTTTGAGTTTCGCAAAAGCAGCCGTGGATCAGGGATCAATATCCGGGCAGGCGGATCTCCTCATTGCCTTTTTGGGGGATGAAGAAAACACGCTCCCGGCCGATCAGGGCGGCCTTTCGCACAAGGGCCTGCGGGATCTCCTCTCCCTGCCTGACATGCCCGAAACCTGGATACTCTGCTACATGGATTTTGAAAGGAACCCCGGCAAGGTTCTTATACGGCACGGGGATGGGGATTATATTGCGCCCCTTGATATGGTAAGACCTCTGCTCCGTCTTTTTAAATCCCATAGCATCAGCGCGGAATTCGAAATACGCTACAATGAATTATACACACTCGGCCTTGCTTCCAGCCACGAGGAACTTGCCCTGGCCTGGGAGGGGGAAATAAACAGCATCTATCTTGCGGAAGGGCACGGCAAAGGAAGCCCGGCTGAGGGCCCTGATCCTGGAACCCTTGCAGGGCTTCTCCTTGAATACAGCGAAAGCCTCAATTTCCCTGTGCAGAACCCTGACAGGCATTATGGTTTTTTTTCGCCCCCCGGCTCAGGGAGCACGGTGTTCTTTTCCGAAACTACCGCGGCATTAAGCCTGCTTGCCATGGCTGCTCTTTTTATTTTTTCAGCCCTTATCTATACCGCAACCTATAGGGCGGTTTTCTTTTATAACATGCGGCTTTTTTTTAAGCATGTCTGGCTCTTTCTCATATTCTTCCCTCTATTGGTTTTGATACTCCAGGGATCGGATTTTTTTTACTCCCTCCTCCTCAGGCTTTTAAAGCGGCCTGCCCCGCCTTCTGATTTCCCCGGCGCTGCGCTGACAGTGCTATTGGCGGTGTGGTTTTTGTATATACCTTCCCATCTTTTGGATATCTTCCATATTCCAAAAAAGCAGAATTTTTACGGTGCTTCTGCAATGATGTTTGCAGGGATTGGCCTTTTCATTGCGGCAATGCTTAATTTTACCTATATCCCGGTTTTTCTCTGGGCTTTTGTTTTCACTTTTATAGGCTCATGTCTGCGCAATCCTGTGGCGATTTTCATTTCGGCCCTCTTAATCCCCCTCCAGGCTATTGGCGCGTTATACAACATATTCGAATCTTCGAACGGCGCCTTGGCCGATATCTTTTTAAAATCCGCAAGCCCCGGGAGCTGGGGAGTGTCGGCCCAAATTGCAGCCTTGTCCCTGCCCTTCATGCTCCTATTAAAACGGGGGGCTGTTTTTTTCAGCAAGGAACAGAACAAGATCATCATACCCCTTTGGTTCAGGTTCTGCGTTTTTGCGGTTATTTTGGGCTCTATGATAACCCATATACTCTTCATTCCCTCCAAGATCCCGGAAAAGACAAGGCGCATGAATGAAAATTACGGCGTGGTTATTTCTTTGGAAGAAACCATTTTCCAGGAAAGCCGCATTGTGGAAGTGCGGATTAGGGCTCCGGGCGATCCTGTGCGTTTTGATCTTTTTCTTGAGGCTGGCAACAGGGCGCCTCTGGTGTATTCAGCCCCCTGCCCCTTTAACAGTTTGAATGACAACACCATTGCCTTTACCCTGGGCGAAAATCCGCCAAACCCCTTTACCGCAGAAATAGTGCTCCCCAGGGAACTGGCAGGGACATTCAGGGTCGAGGCTGTTTATGGCCAATACAGCCCAACAATAGATCCTGATGCGGAGCCAGGGGCAGAAGACTATGTTTTGCGGTTTTCAGGCAATGCCAAGATTGCAAAGTAA
- the ligA gene encoding NAD-dependent DNA ligase LigA produces the protein MKNDRIAALERLIKKYQDSYYNGEAEISDAEFDLLWDELRSLDPGNALLKKVGADGQGPDPDGFPKARHLIPMGSQDKAANPEEFRSWAKKMGMETEKEGVKAETSLTPDLFGLTKIFLVQFKLDGASLELQYEKGKLRAAVTRGDGVTGDEITHNALAMSGVVAELKSPFTGGVRGEVVMPHEIWKKKYPDKANCRNAANGIMRRKDGMGCEDLKLVTYDAAATGDDAYFTDELEKIAWLKKQGFETTDTKTFSDIEDIIAYRDEIAAKREKLPVDIDGLVIKDRATDMTDLRRARPEHQIAFKFELETAYSILRQVEWSESGATYTPIGIVDPVRLAGTTVKRANLNNPDMIRAMGLKIGSAVSVVKRGEIIPKIEGLAPEGALEEGEEKSEIEFPSKCISCGTDLIDGGTRLYCPNAACPKRLVHRVEKWVSVLGIMELGEKLLARMFAKGNVRQIGDLYTIEAAELAEFERMGEASAAKVVRHIRTKRELSLAAFVAGFDFEGVGETIMDKVAAAGIDTLEKLREASVADLAAVYGLGDITAKTIADGVKECSAEMDRILGFNIIAIAPPPSSDSIPLKGLSFCFTGELASMKRNEAEEKIKTLGGSAKSSVVKDLSFLVTNDTESGSAKNKKANDLGVPILDEEEFLALLKNPQLAGEYRNKGH, from the coding sequence ATGAAAAACGATCGTATTGCCGCTTTGGAACGGCTGATTAAAAAATACCAGGACTCTTATTATAACGGCGAGGCCGAAATTTCGGATGCCGAGTTCGATCTCCTCTGGGACGAATTAAGATCCCTTGACCCAGGAAATGCCCTTCTTAAAAAAGTAGGCGCCGACGGGCAGGGGCCTGACCCCGACGGCTTTCCCAAGGCACGGCACCTCATTCCCATGGGAAGCCAGGATAAGGCCGCAAACCCCGAAGAATTCCGTTCCTGGGCGAAAAAAATGGGGATGGAAACGGAAAAAGAGGGGGTAAAAGCGGAAACTTCGTTAACCCCTGATTTATTCGGGTTAACGAAAATATTTCTTGTCCAGTTCAAGCTGGACGGCGCCAGCCTTGAATTGCAGTACGAAAAGGGAAAGCTCAGGGCGGCGGTAACCAGGGGCGACGGTGTTACAGGGGATGAAATTACCCATAATGCCCTGGCTATGTCGGGGGTTGTGGCGGAATTGAAAAGCCCCTTTACCGGCGGAGTCCGGGGCGAAGTAGTCATGCCCCATGAAATCTGGAAAAAGAAATACCCGGACAAAGCCAATTGCCGCAACGCGGCCAACGGCATCATGCGCCGCAAAGACGGCATGGGCTGCGAAGATTTAAAACTTGTGACCTACGATGCTGCGGCCACCGGGGACGACGCATATTTTACCGACGAGCTTGAAAAAATCGCCTGGCTTAAAAAACAGGGCTTTGAGACAACAGATACCAAAACCTTTTCGGACATCGAGGACATTATTGCCTATCGTGATGAAATCGCCGCCAAGCGGGAAAAGCTGCCTGTGGACATAGACGGCCTGGTGATTAAAGACAGGGCCACGGACATGACAGATCTCCGCAGGGCAAGGCCCGAGCATCAGATCGCTTTTAAATTTGAACTTGAAACAGCCTACAGCATTTTGCGCCAAGTGGAATGGAGCGAATCAGGCGCAACCTACACCCCAATAGGGATTGTCGATCCTGTGCGCCTCGCCGGCACTACCGTAAAAAGGGCCAACCTCAATAATCCCGACATGATACGGGCCATGGGCTTAAAAATCGGCTCTGCTGTCTCTGTGGTCAAGCGGGGCGAAATCATCCCGAAAATAGAGGGCCTTGCGCCTGAGGGCGCTTTGGAGGAAGGGGAGGAAAAATCCGAAATCGAATTTCCCTCTAAATGCATCTCATGCGGCACAGACTTGATAGACGGCGGAACAAGGCTGTACTGCCCCAACGCGGCCTGCCCCAAGCGGCTGGTCCACAGGGTGGAAAAATGGGTTTCTGTTTTGGGGATCATGGAACTGGGCGAAAAACTCCTTGCCCGGATGTTTGCAAAAGGGAACGTAAGGCAGATTGGGGATCTCTACACCATAGAAGCAGCAGAGCTTGCAGAATTCGAGCGCATGGGCGAAGCGTCCGCCGCAAAGGTGGTGCGCCATATCCGAACCAAAAGAGAGCTATCCCTTGCTGCCTTTGTGGCGGGCTTCGATTTTGAAGGGGTAGGCGAAACGATCATGGACAAGGTGGCAGCCGCCGGCATAGATACTCTCGAAAAACTCCGGGAAGCCTCGGTTGCGGATCTCGCCGCTGTCTACGGCCTTGGGGACATCACCGCCAAAACCATAGCCGATGGTGTAAAAGAATGTTCTGCCGAAATGGACAGGATATTGGGCTTCAACATCATTGCTATTGCGCCCCCCCCTTCGTCCGATTCAATTCCCCTTAAAGGTCTCAGCTTTTGCTTCACCGGGGAGCTTGCATCCATGAAGCGCAACGAGGCAGAGGAAAAAATCAAAACCCTGGGGGGATCGGCAAAATCCTCGGTGGTCAAGGATCTCTCTTTCCTGGTGACTAACGATACTGAATCGGGGTCGGCCAAAAACAAGAAAGCCAATGACTTGGGCGTGCCCATACTGGACGAGGAGGAATTCCTCGCTCTATTGAAAAACCCGCAGCTTGCAGGGGAGTACAGAAATAAAGGCCATTAA
- a CDS encoding Rid family detoxifying hydrolase yields MKKALSTDKAPAAIGPYSQGMGTGNFAFVSGQLPADPVSGKFPETIEAQTEACLGNIEAILKSGGLSRKDIVKTTIFLTNMADFIKVNAAYGAFFEGCVFPARSTIQVAALPKNAPIEIEAIAFHEQA; encoded by the coding sequence ATGAAAAAGGCACTTTCAACTGACAAGGCCCCGGCGGCTATTGGCCCCTATTCCCAGGGTATGGGAACAGGGAATTTCGCGTTTGTCTCGGGGCAGCTTCCCGCAGATCCGGTTTCGGGCAAGTTCCCTGAAACCATAGAAGCCCAGACCGAGGCATGCCTCGGCAATATCGAAGCCATACTTAAAAGCGGGGGCTTAAGCCGCAAGGATATCGTAAAAACCACGATTTTCCTTACCAATATGGCGGACTTCATCAAAGTCAATGCTGCGTACGGTGCATTTTTTGAAGGCTGCGTTTTCCCTGCCCGCTCCACAATCCAGGTAGCAGCCCTTCCCAAAAATGCCCCCATAGAGATTGAAGCCATAGCATTCCATGAGCAGGCTTAA